Proteins encoded in a region of the Thermocaproicibacter melissae genome:
- the ychF gene encoding redox-regulated ATPase YchF yields the protein MKLGIVGLPNVGKSTLFNAITNAGAQAANYPFCTIEPNIGTVAVPDKRLDWLADLYHPQKYTPATIEFVDIAGLVRGASKGEGLGNKFLANIRECDAIVHVVRCFQNNDIVHVDGSIDPKRDIETINLELILSDMEVLDRRIEKTQKMLKADKKYQAELDFFKRVKAVLDAGKSARTVECTEDEAKLLASVSLLSAKPIIYAANMSEDDFRGGIENNANFNVVKEIAASEGAGVLPICAETEAEIADMSYEEKKMFLADMGLEESGLDRLIRACYSLLGLISFLTAGEQEVRAWTIKKGTKAPQAAGKIHSDFERGFIRAEVVAFDDLVKCGSMAAAKEKGLVRSEGKDYVMNDGDVVLFRFNV from the coding sequence ATGAAACTCGGGATCGTAGGACTGCCCAACGTAGGAAAAAGCACGCTGTTTAACGCAATTACAAACGCAGGGGCACAGGCGGCAAACTATCCGTTCTGCACCATTGAGCCGAACATTGGCACCGTTGCCGTGCCGGATAAGCGTCTTGACTGGCTCGCCGACCTGTACCATCCGCAGAAATATACGCCCGCAACCATTGAGTTCGTGGACATCGCCGGCCTTGTGCGCGGTGCTTCAAAGGGCGAAGGACTCGGCAACAAATTCCTCGCGAACATCCGCGAGTGCGACGCCATTGTTCATGTGGTTCGCTGCTTTCAAAACAACGACATTGTTCACGTGGACGGTTCCATCGACCCGAAGCGCGATATTGAGACCATCAACCTCGAGCTGATTCTCTCCGATATGGAGGTTCTTGACCGCCGCATCGAAAAGACGCAGAAAATGCTCAAGGCGGACAAGAAATATCAGGCAGAGCTTGATTTCTTTAAGCGCGTGAAGGCAGTGCTCGATGCCGGAAAATCCGCCCGCACGGTGGAATGCACCGAGGACGAAGCGAAGCTCCTCGCTTCTGTTTCGCTTCTGAGCGCGAAGCCGATTATCTACGCCGCAAACATGAGCGAAGATGATTTCCGCGGCGGAATCGAGAACAACGCAAACTTCAATGTTGTAAAGGAAATTGCGGCGTCGGAGGGTGCGGGCGTGCTGCCCATCTGCGCCGAGACCGAAGCCGAGATTGCCGACATGAGCTACGAGGAAAAGAAAATGTTCCTCGCGGACATGGGTCTTGAGGAATCCGGCCTTGACCGCCTCATCCGCGCCTGTTACAGCTTGCTCGGACTCATCAGCTTCCTCACCGCAGGCGAGCAGGAAGTCCGTGCATGGACCATCAAAAAAGGCACGAAGGCTCCGCAGGCCGCCGGAAAAATCCACTCCGACTTTGAGCGTGGGTTCATTCGTGCCGAAGTTGTTGCGTTTGACGACCTCGTAAAATGCGGTTCCATGGCCGCCGCAAAAGAGAAAGGCCTTGTCCGCTCCGAGGGCAAAGACTATGTAATGAACGACGGCGATGTCGTTCTGTTCCGCTTTAACGTCTAG
- a CDS encoding iron-containing alcohol dehydrogenase — MKDFTFHIPTEVVFGRGTERQAAELVKKHGGTKVLLVSGGHSAEKSGLLGRIRQDLTAAGIPFESLSGVQPNPRLSLAEKGVEIVLKNGIDFILAVGGGSVIDTAKGIAIGAANPGTPIWDFWSQKVPVTKSLPVGVILTIPAAGSEMSDSAVLTNDTIHQKRGLSTQWNRPKFAIMNPELTLTLPVYQVACGVADIMMHTMERYFSPVVGNELTDAIAVALLRTVIRNGKIAVGDPHNYDAMSELMWAGSLSHNNLTGLGGIKDFATHQLGHELSATFNVAHGASLTSVWGSWAKYCMPHNPERFASFAEGVWQITEGSTEEKALRGIEKTVDYFRSIGMPVCLSELGVGIQSEEELRGLADRCVFHGTRTIGQFLKLDGEDCYRIYKDANH; from the coding sequence TTGAAAGATTTTACATTCCATATTCCAACGGAAGTTGTCTTTGGCCGCGGCACGGAACGGCAGGCGGCGGAGCTCGTTAAGAAACACGGAGGCACGAAGGTGCTCCTCGTTTCCGGCGGGCACAGTGCCGAAAAAAGCGGCCTGCTCGGAAGAATCCGGCAGGATTTGACTGCCGCCGGAATCCCGTTTGAAAGTCTCAGCGGCGTTCAGCCAAACCCGCGTCTCTCCCTTGCGGAAAAGGGAGTGGAGATTGTCCTCAAAAACGGCATTGACTTCATCCTCGCGGTAGGCGGGGGAAGTGTCATTGACACGGCAAAAGGCATCGCCATCGGCGCAGCAAACCCCGGCACGCCGATCTGGGATTTCTGGTCACAGAAGGTTCCGGTCACAAAGAGCCTGCCCGTCGGCGTCATCCTCACCATTCCGGCCGCAGGCAGCGAAATGAGCGATTCCGCCGTGCTGACAAACGACACTATTCACCAGAAGCGCGGCCTTAGCACTCAGTGGAACCGCCCGAAATTCGCGATTATGAACCCGGAGCTCACGCTGACCCTTCCGGTTTATCAGGTCGCGTGCGGCGTGGCGGATATAATGATGCACACCATGGAGCGCTATTTCTCGCCGGTTGTCGGCAACGAGCTGACCGACGCGATTGCCGTCGCGCTTCTGCGCACGGTGATTCGCAACGGCAAAATCGCCGTCGGCGACCCGCACAATTATGACGCCATGAGCGAACTGATGTGGGCGGGAAGCCTTTCGCACAACAACCTGACCGGTCTCGGCGGCATCAAAGACTTTGCGACGCACCAGCTCGGCCATGAACTGAGCGCAACCTTCAACGTCGCCCACGGCGCTAGCCTTACCTCCGTTTGGGGTTCTTGGGCGAAATACTGCATGCCGCACAACCCGGAACGCTTCGCTTCGTTTGCCGAGGGTGTCTGGCAGATCACCGAAGGCAGCACCGAGGAAAAGGCTTTGCGCGGCATTGAAAAAACGGTGGATTACTTCCGTTCCATCGGCATGCCGGTGTGCCTCTCGGAGCTTGGCGTCGGCATCCAGAGCGAAGAAGAACTCCGCGGCCTTGCAGACCGCTGCGTGTTCCACGGCACGCGCACCATCGGGCAGTTCCTTAAGCTGGACGGCGAGGACTGCTACCGCATCTACAAGGACGCGAACCACTGA
- a CDS encoding GerAB/ArcD/ProY family transporter yields the protein MNRNVPARKIWPAIALCIIERNILLGANTDARQDSWICMAIATVAGLLFAWLFSAVLRLHPGKNMFDIFVEEFGNIGGKIVCVLYTAYASYLGARVFSICNNFIRIVNLDETPTAAIILFSAPLVAGVVKCGLRNMADCSKPLFLLLLIMTGITILLGLNFMDFGNIQPILETKPDVLMSTSFEYLLLAFGETVLCMSFFSEVDKRENPFHMFAQAILVGGGFLTAVILRNILLVGASTADLFLFTSFDAVGIISLGDFVTRISVIVGVEMTLTSIAKIGLCTYSGALGLAKALDIKHALHLAAPLCALMSALSFTLYHNVLTEFEFERYLVLISVPFQIILPLAVLITGKIKQKSKKKKTAAKKAAAVRVPAPEE from the coding sequence ATGAACAGAAACGTACCGGCAAGAAAAATATGGCCCGCCATAGCCCTCTGCATCATTGAGCGAAATATTTTGCTGGGAGCCAACACCGACGCAAGACAGGATTCTTGGATCTGCATGGCCATCGCCACGGTGGCAGGCCTCCTTTTTGCTTGGCTTTTCAGCGCCGTCCTACGCCTTCACCCCGGCAAAAATATGTTCGATATTTTTGTGGAGGAGTTCGGGAACATCGGCGGAAAGATTGTCTGTGTTCTTTATACCGCCTACGCCTCCTATCTTGGCGCGCGCGTCTTTTCCATCTGCAACAACTTCATCCGCATTGTGAACCTAGACGAAACGCCTACTGCGGCCATCATACTGTTTTCGGCTCCACTGGTTGCCGGTGTTGTGAAATGCGGCCTAAGAAACATGGCTGATTGTTCAAAGCCCCTTTTTCTTCTGCTTCTCATTATGACCGGAATTACCATTCTGCTCGGCCTGAATTTCATGGATTTCGGAAATATCCAGCCAATCCTTGAAACCAAACCGGATGTGCTCATGTCCACCTCGTTCGAATACCTCTTACTCGCGTTCGGAGAAACCGTGCTGTGCATGTCGTTCTTCAGCGAAGTGGACAAGAGAGAAAACCCGTTTCACATGTTCGCCCAGGCCATTCTGGTAGGTGGAGGGTTCCTCACAGCCGTCATTCTACGGAATATTCTGCTGGTCGGCGCATCGACGGCCGACCTGTTCCTCTTTACCTCTTTTGACGCGGTTGGCATTATTTCTCTGGGAGACTTCGTCACACGCATCTCGGTCATTGTCGGCGTGGAAATGACTCTGACCAGCATTGCCAAAATCGGTCTGTGCACCTACTCAGGTGCGCTGGGGCTTGCAAAAGCCCTCGATATTAAGCATGCCCTTCACCTCGCGGCACCTCTGTGCGCACTGATGTCGGCACTGAGCTTCACGCTTTACCACAACGTCCTCACAGAGTTCGAGTTTGAAAGATACCTTGTCCTCATCAGCGTCCCGTTCCAAATCATCTTGCCGCTCGCCGTCCTGATTACCGGAAAGATTAAGCAAAAAAGCAAAAAGAAAAAGACGGCAGCCAAAAAGGCCGCCGCCGTGCGAGTCCCCGCTCCGGAGGAGTAA
- a CDS encoding Ger(x)C family spore germination protein: MKRAIRWTALALVVASLATMTGCRNYQEVENQDIVVGLAIDKGQQGYRYHMTFEVIDAVAGQSDQIKSKVLEADGNTIADTTDNATKYADKNLFFSDCKIAIFSKEIAKEGLLQVLDWFNRDTKPRLAIQMYVSNEKTAGELLKLGQGGGQQGGGQQGGGQQGGGQQGGGQGGGQQGGGEGVVISLQVASVMESVSTGGKSKQMHLYDVDNILLGEGQDLTLPCLQKSNQQIQPVEVKGTAVFNGDKYAGYLDDEKTQHFLLLNKIEDSVLLLGEKPSQKDITLQIMRNEVSVDPEIQGDKISMKVKVKMQCSFDEENSSRNFLLENGIEKVEELANKAVKEDIGGMIKQVQKEFGCDIFGFGRRIYQENPQQWKKLKPSWHQKFRTVAVEIEPNVSIVNTGFAKPKGTK, translated from the coding sequence ATGAAACGTGCGATTCGATGGACGGCTCTTGCGCTTGTTGTCGCCTCGCTTGCGACGATGACCGGCTGCCGGAATTACCAGGAAGTTGAGAACCAGGACATTGTAGTCGGTCTGGCAATCGACAAGGGGCAGCAGGGCTACCGCTACCACATGACGTTTGAAGTCATCGATGCCGTCGCCGGACAGAGCGACCAGATCAAAAGCAAGGTGCTGGAGGCCGACGGCAACACAATTGCAGACACAACAGACAATGCAACAAAATATGCAGACAAAAACCTCTTTTTCAGTGACTGCAAGATTGCGATTTTCAGTAAGGAAATTGCGAAAGAAGGGCTTTTGCAAGTTCTCGATTGGTTTAACCGAGACACGAAACCGCGTTTGGCCATACAGATGTATGTTTCCAATGAAAAAACCGCCGGCGAATTATTGAAACTGGGCCAAGGAGGCGGCCAGCAGGGAGGCGGCCAGCAGGGAGGCGGCCAGCAGGGAGGCGGCCAGCAGGGCGGCGGTCAAGGAGGCGGCCAGCAGGGAGGCGGCGAGGGCGTAGTCATCTCTTTGCAGGTTGCCAGTGTCATGGAGTCGGTCTCGACGGGCGGAAAAAGCAAGCAAATGCATCTTTATGACGTGGACAACATCCTCCTCGGGGAAGGACAAGACCTTACCCTGCCCTGCCTGCAGAAAAGCAACCAGCAGATTCAGCCGGTTGAAGTAAAAGGTACGGCGGTTTTCAACGGAGATAAATACGCAGGCTATCTGGATGATGAAAAGACGCAGCATTTCCTTCTTCTCAATAAAATCGAGGACAGCGTCTTGCTGCTCGGCGAAAAACCGTCGCAAAAGGACATTACTCTGCAGATTATGCGAAATGAAGTGTCGGTCGATCCCGAGATTCAGGGCGACAAGATCAGCATGAAGGTGAAGGTCAAAATGCAGTGTTCGTTTGACGAAGAAAACAGCTCGCGGAATTTCCTGCTGGAAAATGGCATCGAGAAAGTGGAAGAGCTTGCAAACAAAGCCGTTAAGGAAGACATCGGCGGGATGATTAAACAGGTGCAGAAGGAGTTCGGCTGCGACATTTTCGGCTTCGGGCGGAGAATCTATCAAGAGAACCCGCAGCAATGGAAGAAACTGAAACCGTCTTGGCACCAGAAATTCCGCACGGTGGCTGTGGAGATTGAACCGAACGTGTCCATCGTGAACACCGGATTTGCAAAACCGAAAGGGACGAAATAA
- a CDS encoding spore germination protein, whose protein sequence is MENHDTFGSAKLPSEQLEPNLKYILNLFQGDDTLRHRFITNKGKQEHKFCIIYADGMVNSKLMSDNIVRPLMQYKFPENCNDLVGTVQESVISVNSAERTQDVEKIVQAIVYGDSALLLDGSADVLILDTKGWSKRAIEEPESERVLRGPREGFNEALLENISMIRRRLRTPDLKLNMLTFGRRTRTKACLCYLDSLVDKRVLEALKTRLSKIDIDGTLDTQYLAELVRDKPYAGIDTVGSTERPDVAVAKMLEGRIVLILDGSPQVMTVPYLLIEAFQSDEDYYLSYLFASIGRILRIFAFYVSISLPSLYIAAVTYHPEILPFPLLVSIAQARQGVPFPTILELVLMLFVFEMLRESGGRMPGNMGQTLSIVGALVIGQAAVEAKIVSAPIIIVVATTGITGLMNQKIKGFDIAARFLMLATTSVLGLYGFLFANIALLALLYQTDSFGVPILGRMRMTKLQGYKDTYIRAPWWLMLKRPKELSKNVTRQKRSGAAK, encoded by the coding sequence ATGGAAAATCACGATACATTCGGCAGTGCGAAGCTTCCGTCGGAGCAGCTGGAGCCGAATCTGAAATACATTCTGAACCTTTTCCAGGGGGACGATACCCTGCGCCATCGGTTTATTACCAACAAAGGCAAGCAGGAGCACAAGTTCTGCATTATCTATGCCGACGGCATGGTGAACAGCAAACTGATGAGCGACAATATCGTCCGCCCGCTGATGCAGTACAAGTTCCCCGAAAACTGCAATGACCTTGTGGGCACCGTGCAGGAAAGCGTGATTTCCGTCAACAGTGCGGAACGCACGCAGGATGTGGAGAAAATTGTGCAGGCCATTGTTTACGGCGACTCGGCACTGTTGTTGGACGGTTCCGCCGACGTGCTGATTCTGGACACAAAAGGCTGGTCAAAGCGGGCCATTGAGGAGCCGGAGTCCGAACGTGTGCTGCGCGGCCCGCGCGAAGGATTTAACGAAGCTCTGCTCGAAAATATTTCGATGATTCGCAGGAGGCTGCGTACCCCGGACTTAAAGCTGAATATGCTCACATTCGGCCGCAGGACGCGCACAAAGGCGTGCCTGTGCTACCTGGACAGCCTTGTGGATAAGCGTGTGCTGGAAGCCCTTAAAACCCGCCTTTCCAAAATTGATATTGACGGTACGCTCGACACGCAGTATCTCGCGGAGCTTGTCCGCGACAAGCCCTATGCGGGAATCGATACGGTCGGCTCGACGGAGCGCCCCGACGTAGCCGTCGCGAAAATGCTCGAAGGCAGAATCGTTCTAATTCTCGACGGCTCTCCGCAGGTCATGACGGTGCCGTATCTCCTTATCGAAGCATTCCAAAGCGACGAAGACTATTATTTGAGCTACTTGTTCGCGAGCATCGGCCGTATTCTGCGCATCTTTGCGTTCTATGTTTCCATCTCTCTGCCGTCACTCTATATTGCTGCTGTTACTTACCACCCGGAGATTTTACCCTTCCCACTTCTTGTCAGCATCGCGCAGGCCCGTCAGGGTGTGCCGTTTCCTACCATACTTGAACTGGTGCTGATGCTTTTTGTCTTTGAGATGCTGCGGGAATCGGGCGGGCGAATGCCCGGCAATATGGGCCAGACGCTCAGCATCGTGGGCGCCCTCGTCATCGGGCAGGCGGCCGTTGAAGCGAAGATCGTCAGCGCGCCGATTATCATTGTTGTCGCAACAACCGGGATCACCGGCCTTATGAACCAGAAAATCAAGGGATTCGATATTGCAGCCCGCTTTTTGATGTTGGCGACGACGTCTGTACTGGGGCTTTACGGGTTCCTGTTTGCGAACATTGCTCTGCTTGCTCTGCTTTACCAGACGGATTCCTTCGGCGTGCCCATTCTGGGAAGGATGCGCATGACGAAGCTGCAGGGCTACAAGGACACCTATATCCGCGCGCCTTGGTGGCTGATGCTGAAGAGGCCGAAGGAGCTTTCGAAGAATGTGACGCGTCAGAAACGGAGCGGTGCTGCAAAATGA